One Vicia villosa cultivar HV-30 ecotype Madison, WI unplaced genomic scaffold, Vvil1.0 ctg.001291F_1_1, whole genome shotgun sequence DNA segment encodes these proteins:
- the LOC131634433 gene encoding phosphatidylinositol 4-kinase gamma 7-like — protein MVNGNMCLNKKQVSKIASLQHYIPHDFDASDHGTSSFPVTSVHRIGILDVRILNTDRHAGNLLVKKLDGLGRFDRVELFPIDHGLCLPENLEDPYFEWIHWPQASIPFSDDELKYISRLDPFRDSEMLRMELPMIREACLRVLILCTLFLKEAAAFGLCLAEIGDMMSREFHCHDEEPSELELICIEAKKLLDHEDLSSFETKVGDKDATLFQLDCEDPDSDLVLNIEENPTSVLLPSQFRMKNGNCRTKLSKLEESVMEEEEGDISKLSVLVKNAAINEKSWQFSGEKQRSDSSIASSSSVASSSGDNSVNDLVKNSCFVNLTDMDEEKWNQFLENFQRLLIPAFVNSKEKKMKRQRQRLGTSCKF, from the coding sequence ATGGTCAATGGTAATATGTGTCTTAACAAGAAGCAAGTAAGCAAGATTGCATCACTCCAACATTACATTCCTCATGATTTTGATGCAAGTGATCATGGAACTTCTAGTTTTCCTGTTACTTCTGTTCATAGGATCGGAATTTTAGATGTGCGCATCTTAAATACAGACAGACACGCAGGAAATCTTCTCGTCAAGAAGCTTGACGGGCTTGGAAGGTTTGACCGGGTTGAGCTTTTTCCTATTGATCATGGTCTTTGTCTACCTGAAAATCTGGAAGATCCTTATTTTGAATGGATCCATTGGCCTCAAGCTTCAATTCCTTTCTCTGACGATGAGCTGAAGTACATATCTCGACTAGATCCATTTCGTGATTCAGAAATGCTTAGAATGGAGCTTCCAATGATTCGAGAAGCATGCTTGCGAGTTTTGATTCTTTGTACTTTGTTCCTCAAAGAAGCAGCAGCCTTTGGTCTTTGTCTAGCTGAGATCGGCGATATGATGAGTAGAGAATTTCACTGTCACGATGAAGAACCTAGTGAGCTTGAGCTTATATGTATTGAGGCGAAGAAGCTATTAGATCATGAAGATTTATCATCTTTTGAGACAAAAGTAGGAGACAAAGATGCGACCCTTTTTCAGTTAGATTGCGAGGATCCGGATTCTGATTTAGtcttaaatatagaagagaatcCAACATCAGTGTTATTACCATCTCAATTCCGAATGAAAAACGGAAACTGTAGAACTAAACTTTCTAAACTAGAAGAGAGTGTAATGGAGGAGGAAGAAGGCGATATTTCAAAGCTATCTGTGTTGGTGAAAAACGCGGCTATCAATGAAAAATCTTGGCAGTTTTCGGGTGAGAAACAAAGAAGCGACTCTTCGATTGCGAGTTCTTCTTCGGTTGCGAGTTCTTCTGGAGATAATAGTGTGAATGATTTGGTGAAAAATTCATGTTTTGTGAACCTGACAGATATGGATGAAGAGAAGTGGAACCAGTTTCTTGAGAATTTTCAAAGGTTATTAATCCCAGCTTTTGTTAATAGTAaagaaaagaagatgaagaggCAGAGACAGAGGCTTGGAACCTCATGCAAGTTTTAG